The nucleotide window AGCAAATACAGCATGGTGGCGTGAAGGTCGCGAACGTGAACGATCTGCTGGACAGCGTTGTATCCCAATTCATCGGTGGCGCCAAAGGACGTGCCAGGGCGAATACCACCACCGGCCAGCCACATCGTAAACCCCTTGATATGATGATCACGCCCGGGACCGCCTTTGCCTTGGAACATCGGTGTGCGACCAAATTCACCACCCCAGATGACTAAGGTATCCTCCAAGAGTCCACGTTGTTTCAGGTCCAATAACAGCGCTGTCGTCGGCTGGTCGGTTAGACGTCCGCAGACTTCCATGTATTTTTGCAAGTCACCGTGATGATCCCAACCGCGATGGTACAACTGAACAAAGCGCACGTCACGTTCCAAGAGTCGTCGAGCCAATAGGCAGTTCGAGGCATACGAGCCGTCGCCGGGCGTAGCCCCGTAGGCGTCGAGTGTCTGCTGGCTCTCGCCGCTCATATCCACCAGCGCAGGCACCGACGTTTGCATTTGAAACGCCATCTCATAAGCGGCGATTCGAGCTTCAATATCGCCGCCCAATGGGCTGGCATGACGTAATTGGTCCAATCGAGAAATCGAGTCCACCAGTTCACGCTGTTGTTGCAGGCCGATGCCCGGAGGATTGCTGAGATAGTGGACCGGCGCGCCCACAGAATTAAATTCCACACCTTGATACTGGGCAGGCAAAAAACCAGACGACCATTGCCGCGATGCAATGGGCTGTGGATTGCGACCGCCCACACTGGTCATGACGACGAAACTGGGCAGGTCGCGGGACAGGCTACCAAGTCCGTACGCAATCCAGGCTCCCATCGACGGCCGGCCACTGAGCGCTGTTCCCGTGTTCATAAACGCATGCGCAGGGTCATGATTAATCTGCTCGGTGACCATCGAGCGGATAATGCACAGTTCGTCAACGATCGAAGCCTGATGGGGAAGATAATCGCTGACCCACTGTCCGCTGGCACCATACTGTTGAAACCGAGTCAAATGTCCTTGGATCTTCAGGTCTTGACCTTGTAATTGCGCCAGCGGCTGTCCCGCAGTGAACGATTCCGGCATGGGGCGGCCGTCCAGCCGATTCAGCTCAGGTTTGTAATCGAAGGTTTCCAACTGCGATGGCCCGCCAGACATGTACAAAAACAGCACGCGTTTGGCTCGGGGTAGATGATGTGGCAGATCCGGTAGCCCTGCAGTTGCAGAGATGTTCTCGCTCCCGTGTGCCTGTTCGATCTGTAGGCTGCTCAGCGCGGCCAATCCAACGCCAAGGCCGGCAGATTGCAAGAAAGCTCGGCGCCGAAGTTGCTGTCCCAGTGCAATTTGGACTGCAGCATGTCCAGCTGCTGTCCAACATGATTCGCGCTTTTTCATAGTCAGAGTCTCATGTTCAGCTCAGACAGGTTCAGCAGCGCTCGACATACCTGGGTCCACGCAGCCAGTTCATCAGCAACACAATCGGTCCACCGCGGGTGAATGCCTACGCCCAACAACGCTGTTGCCTGTTCAGGTTGATCCTGAAAGTAATTACGACTTGTATCTAGCAGCAACGTGAGTTCTGCCAGCTCCGGCTGGCTGATTTCACGGTTCGTGACGGTTCGGAACAACCACTTCAATCGTTGAGCGTTGGCATGGTCCGCATCGGAAAAGTTTGTATTCGAGACGGCAAGCCAGCCTCGCTCGGCCAACCCGCGAGCCGCTTCGACGAACGTTGGATCGTTCAACAGCGTCAGCGCCGCCAGTGGTGTGTTGGACTGTTGGCGCAGGGCCGTACACTCTTCACGACCAGTGGCATCCAACGCCCGCAACATGGGATGGAGGAATTGTCGCTGCCAGTGCATGTACACACCTCGACGCCACTGATTCTCAGTTGAATCAGCCTGATATTCGCGTTGCGGAAAATTCAGGTGACGATAGTAACCTTCTGGTTGGTAGGGACGCGAACTTGGACCGCCAAACTGGTTGACCAGTAGGCCGCTAACGGCCAGCGCGTTATCGCGAATCATCTCAGCCGGCAATCGAAAGGCAGACTGTCGCGCCAGCCAGCGATTCCCTAGGTCACGCTCCAAGGACTGTTGATCTGCTGAAGATGCTTGACGATAAGTCTGACTAGTCACGATCAGACGAATCGTGCTGCGAACATCCCAGTGGTGGTCCACCAAGTCATGCGCCAAATTATCTAACAACTCTGGATGCGATGGCGGCTGCCCCTGACCACCAAGGTCGCCCAGATCCGAGGCCAGACCTTGTCCAAACAACAAATGCCAGATGCGATTGACCAGGACGCGCGCTGTCAACAGTCCAATTCCGTCCTCAGAATCCACCAGCCAATTGGCTAAATCCAATCGTGTCAGCCTTGGTAACTGTTCAGAGCCTAATGGTCTGGGCGTCGAAAGAAACTTCGGAAAGCTCGGCTCGACGATTGGACCACTTTCGTCCATCCAGTTGCCACGCGGCAGGACGCGCGTTACTCGTGGCTCAGCCAACGCCTGGGTAATCATCGAGCTGCGGACTTGTCTATTCAATTCGCTGATGAGTTTCTCTGTATGCTTGATTTGTGCCTGCGTTGCCTTGCGCTGCTGCGGGTCTGCGATGTTCAATTCATCTTGCAAACGCTGCAGTTCATGGGCGAGTTCCGCTCCTCGTTGCCGTTGCCACACGGTAGGCAATTCGATTTCGGGGTCGCGTCGAGTTGGCGATTCATTTGAGCCAGCCGTGAAGTGTTTTTCATCGTCAATATCAGCGAAGAAGGCCGCCAGCGAATAGAAATCGTGCATGGTATATGGGTCAAACTTGTGGTCGTGACACTGCGCACAACCTACCGTGGCACCCAGCCAGACCGCCGACAGATTGCGTACGCGATCCGCTGCGTAGATGGCGCGATATTCGCCTGGTTGTAATCCGCCTTCGTGTGTGGTTTGAAGTACCCGGTTATAACCAGTGGCAATGCGCTGCTCTAGCGTTGGGTTGGGCAGCAGATCGCCAGCCAATTGGTGGCGAGTCATCTCGTCAAACGTCAAACCATCGTTAAAAGCGCCAATCACCCAGTCGCGATAGGCGGAGATGTTGTGCTCTTGGTCGCCGTGGTAGCCGACCGAATCCGCATAGCGGACTAAATCCAACCAATAGATAGCCAGTCGCTCGCCAAAACCCGGACTGAAAAGCAGTTCGTCTACGGCTGTTTCATAGGTCAACGGATCCAACGGGGGGGCCTGCCACTGTTCTAGTTGCTGCTGAGTTGGCGGCAGACCCGTCAAATCAAACGTCAACCGTCGCAGCAGCGTGACCGCCTCGGCCACCGGCGCGGGTGACAAACCGTAATCGCTCAATTTTGCACCGATGAAGGCATCGATCCAATTGGTCGACCAGCGCGACGGGCCTGCCTCGGGAATGGGCCAGCGTTGAGGAACTTGATAAGCCCAATGCCCTGACCAGGCGGCACCATTCTGAATCCAAGCCCTCAGCCGATCGACTTCTGATCTGCTCAGTGGCTTGTTGATTTCTGGCGGAGGCATGACGGTCGAGGCATCATGGCTGAGCACTCGCCGCAACAGCTCGCTCTCCTGCGGCTTGCCGGGCGCGACGACTCGCGCCAGGGAAGTTGGATCGTCGAGTCTCAAATCGGCTTGTCGCGTAGCAGCATCCGGTCCATGACACTGGAAACAGCGATCCGACAGCAGCGGTCGAACGTGGCGATGAAAGTCTACAGTCGCCGAATCATCGGCAACGCAGCTAGATGCCGTCAACCACAGTCCCGCCGCCCCTACGACGGCTACCCAACTTGCTCTCATGAAAACTCTGCCGAGTCGAATCACGCTTACAGCCCAGCTGTTGAGTATACCACGAATGCCGGTAGCGTTGTCTGGGCCGGTAGTTAGGCCGGTTGTTGAAAGCCTACCCACCAGCCAATAATGTTTGAATCTCGCAAAATGTCAGAATCCTGGGATGTTAGGGTGCCCGCGCGTCAATCGCCAATTTGATTCTGATGATACCTTGAAGATACTAGCGCAGGCGTTGCCAAATTTTCACTCTGAATTGGAAATCAGCGATCGGCAGCAGTCCAGGGCGCGTTGGTGGACGATGGCGTTACTACCGATGCCGTTGCCACCAAAGGCGGTAGCGTTTCCTTGCCAATCGGTAAAGCGACCACCGGCTTGGTCGATGATGATTTGTGGAGCAGCCAGATCCCATGGATTGGCGATCGGATCAACCATCAGTTCAGCGCGTCCAGTTGCCACTAACAGATACCCGTAGCCGTCTCCCCAAGTGCGCGTCACATAGGCTTCTCGTTCAAGAGCTTGATAAGCTGCCAGTGCATTTTGCCGCGCAAAGAGGTCGGCTTGGGACATCAAAAATGCGCCTTTGTCCAACGTGCGCTGTGATACCTGACAACGTGCGGGTGGTTTGCCAGCCAAGCAATGCCAAGCGCCATGGCCATCCGCTGCGAATACCAGCTCATCTAAAGCTGGAATGAAAATCACGCCCATGACGGTTTGTCCTCGGTGCTGTACAGCCAGCAGCGTCGAATACAGCGGCACTCCCGTGATAAAGCTCTTGGTTCCATCAATGGGATCGACAATCCATTGGTAATCGGAGCTACCGGCCTGCATGCCAAACTCTTCGCCTAAGATGGCATCGTTGGGAAAACGCTGCGACAAGTGCTGGCGAATGAGCTGTTCGGCTCCGCGATCAGCGATGGTGACAGGTGAGTTATCGTCTTTGCGGTCAACATCAATGGGACGCCCGAAATGTTCGAGCGTCGCTCTGCCGGCCAGCCGCGTTAACTCGATGGCGGCTGCAAGTCGCCCATCACGAAAGGTCTTGATTGTCTGGTTGATCGACACCGGTGAGCCTCTAGGTCAGACGATTCACTCGAAAGTTGCTCGGTTCATGAACTGCCGAGCCTGCCATTACTTCGAATCTTGGCATCGCCGCTTGGCGCATACAGGAATGAGTGCACGGCCAATAAAATGGCTCCACAGACCAATAGGCTGTCGGCGATGTTGAAATTTGGCCAGGTGAACTCGCCATATCGCAGAAGTATCCAATCCCGGACACCGCTGGCCCATTCGGGCCGATCCAGGGGTGGATTCCACAGTCCCAGCCGATCATGCAGATTACCAACGATCCCGCCGAGCACCATCGCCAGCGAAACGGTTAGCCACCAACTCTCAATGGCCCGATACTTCACCATCCAAACCAGAATTACGACGCAAGCCAGACAGGCCATCAGGGCGAACACCGAACCCCAGCCGGCCCCCATACCAAACAACGCGCCCGGATTGACCGTAGTCTCCAACCCGGCATACGGCTCAAGCAGCCAATAGGGCGGACTCTCGCCAGGCAAACCCAACCACTCGAAGATTCGCTGTTTCGTCCACAAATCGCTGATCGCTCCTGCGACAGCGATTGCCGCAAAAAAACACCATCGCATGCTTGGAACTCCTGTCTCCGTTGGGCGGTGTTTCAATATCCTGAACTCTCAAGCCGGCCGGCACACTTCACGCAGAAGATCGACTCCGGCAACATCTCCAGACGACCTTTGGGTATCCTGGCCCCGCATTCGTCGCATAGTCCGTACGTGCCCTCTGCTATTTTCTCAAGGGCCATGTCAACCAGCCGAATTTTGTCACCATCCCGCGACAGCAACCCCAAGGTGAATTCCTGTTCAAAGCTGTGCGAGCCAACTTCAGCTGGATGGATGGGAGCGTGATTGTCCACCGCCGCGTCGTCGGACCCCAGTGCCTCCTGAGACATCATGGCCACATCGCCGTACAACCGGCGACGCTTCTCTAGCAAAATCGTCTTGAATTGGGAATAGTCTTTTTTGGCTGGGGCCGCCACCGACTTCGCGCCTCTGGAACCAGTCGAATGGCCTGCCGTTTTACCGCTCAGCTTCTTCGAGATGACCTTTGCCGGTGTCTTGGCCGTCCTACCGGCCTTACTGGCAAACTTGCCTTTGGAAGCTACAACTTTTTGCGCTGCCTTTCCACTTGCCGCGCGTCTGGTCTTGCTAGCGGCTGCCTTGCCATTAGAACTCTTGTTGCTCACCTTAGATTTTGACGCCTTAACCGCCGATTTAGACACTACGGTAGCACGTTTTGCGGTAGTCTTCGCCTTGCCGATGGACTTGGCCTTGGAAGAACCCTTCAACTTCGAAGTCAGTGACCCATTGGCGGATTGTGACTTGCTTTTGGAGCCACCTTTAGCGGTCGGCTTCTTGACTTTTGTCGGCTTTTTGGCCATCAATGAACTCCCTGCCCGTTTGGGGTGTATCTGACTGTTCTCTGGAGGGGCATCGTTGAGTGAATCTAAGAATTTCCTACTTTAGGTAGTTGGGCAATAGCATGATAGGGTCTTGCTAGGATATAACCACAACTTCAACGATATTTACTGCCCTGGACACCTGGAAAACCGTAATTTTGGGGTATTTCAATGGCCGACCCATCCGTGGCCACTAGTCGCAGCAGCCCACTCACTAGTGGGGTGGCCTGCCAACGCTGTATTAATTCTGGCTGTCGAGCGACCTTTGACATCAGCCAGACCCGGACAGCTTGCGACCATTGCGGTGACCTACTTGACATTGAGTACGATTGGTCGCAGATCGCAGTTCCCAAGCAACTGCGCGATTTTGAGAAGATGTGGTCGCAGCGCCATGATCCGGTTCGGTTCAGCGGCGTTTGGAGATTCCATGAACTGCTGCCATTTGCACCCACCAATTTCTTAGTGACGGTGGGTGAAGGTCAAACACTGCTACAGCGTGCCGATCGTGTGGCCAGCTACGTTGGGCAGTCCGAAGGTAATCTGTACCTACAGTATGAGGGCATGAACCCCAGCGGCTCGTTCAAAGACAACGGCATGTGCGCCGCATTTACACATGCTCATCTGACTGGCGCTCGCCGCGCCGCCTGCGCTTCGACTGGCAACACCAGTGCTTCGCTGGCGATGTACAGTTCGGTCACGAACCTGATGAAGGCGGTGATTTTCGTGGGCAGTGGCAAAATCGCCTACGGTAAGTTATCTCAAGCGCTGGAATACGGTGCCTTAACTGTACAAATCGCTGGAGATTTTGACGACGCCATGGTGCGCGTACGCGAAGTCTCCAAAGACCTCGGCATCTATCTGGTTAACAGTGTCAATCCGTTCCGGCTGGAAGGTCAAAAGACCATCATGTTCCGCGTGCTCGAAGCGTTGCGCTGGCAAGTACCCGACTGGATCGTGGTTCCCGGGGGCAACTTGGGTAACTCAAGCGCATTTGGCAAGGCTTTTAAAGAGTTACATGAGTTGGGATTGATCGACCGCGTGCCTCGATTGGCCGTCATCAACGCCGCCGGTGCCGATACGCTGTATCAATTGTACGAGCGTCGTGGTCTGCGCTGGAATAACGGACAACCCGATCAGCGCATCGTCAGCGATTACTACCAAGAACTGGATAGTCGCAATTGCAAAGCGGACACAATCGCCAGTGCCATTGAGATCAATCGCCCCGTAAACTTGAAGAAGTGCCTGCGAGCCCTGGATTTTTGTGATGGCGTGGTTCGTAAGGTCAGCGACCAGGAAATGCTGGACGCCAAAGCACAAGTTGGTGCGGGCGGAATCGGCTGTGAACCGGCCAGCGCCGCCAGCGTGGCTGGGGCAAAGCTGCTGAGAGAGGAGGGCGTTATTGCCCCCTCAGAGCGCGTGGTTTGTATTTTGACTGGCCATCAGCTCAAAGATCCAACTGCGACCGTGGCCTATCATACGACGGACCAAGATAAATTCAACGAAGTGTTGGGCAGCCGTGGAGTGGCCCGTGCCTCGTTCGCAAATCGGGCGGTGGCCGTGCCCAACGAACTGGATGCGATCATCCGAGCCATTCACTTGTACAGTTGACAGGAGTTATCATCGGTGAGCATTCAGCTTGTAATCCATGGCGCTGCCGGGCGGATGGGAAGGCGCTTGATCGCACTGGGGCATGCAGATTCTCAATTGCAGATTGTGGGCGCCGTCGACTCATCCAAGAACCCTTTGATAGGTTCCGATGCCGGTCAGGCGGCTGGAGTGGGCACCATCGGCTTGACGCTGACCGAACAGTGGCCTGACCGAGCCGATGTCGCCATTGACTTTTCGGTTCCCGCCGCCTGTTTGCAGGCTGTCCAGCTTTGTCAAGAACGATCCATCGCCCTGGTTGCAGCCACAACCGGGTTAGAGCCGCATCAAGTGGACGTCATTCGAGCCGCTTCTAATTTCATCCCAATCTGCTGGGCCCCGAATATGTCCCTGGCGGTGAATTTAACCATGCGTCTGGCTCAGCAGGCAGCCACGGCGCTCAAAGCCCAACAACCCGACGTGGAAATTCTGGAACGCCACCATCGTTTCAAGGAAGACTCGCCCAGCGGCACCGCCTTGAAATTCGGTGAGCTGATCGCCAACGCCATGGGTTTGACCAGCCACGTACACGGCCGCGAAGGACAGTGTGGCCCACGCACTCGCAACGAAATTGGATATCACGCAATTCGCACTGGTGACGATCCCGGGCAGCATACGATTATCTTTGGCATGTTAGGAGAAACGATCGAGCTGCGTGTGGCTGCGTCCAATCGCGATTGTTACGCTCAAGGCGCACTGGCAGCTGCTAAGTTTCTAGTTGGCAAACCACCAGGGTTGTACTCGATGTTCGATGTTCTCGGTTTGCCACCGCATTAGCTGCCCACTGGGAACTGGGACTTTCAGGTACCGCGCGCCGGACTTCGTGGCTTCGCAGGGTGGGCCAAGCGCGGCCAGGGTAACTTGGTCCTCTCGCCCCACAGTCATTGTTTGCTGGCGAGCAGTTATGGTTGAAAAGTGCCTGGCCCCACGCCGGCCCACCACAGCCTGGCTAGCGTTGGAAATGTACTAGCGTTACATATCTGCATTTTGCAAGACAAACCCTACAGCGCTCGGCGACGATGCCGATATCCCAAGCCAGTCATGGCACACAGTAGCAGCGCGAAACTAGAGGGCTCCGGTACCATATAAGGCGTAGCCACCGTGCGTGCTAAGAAGTCACGGAGGCGCTCCCGCAAATTGAGTCCCCCAAGATCGAGATCCCACTCAACGTTGTGATAGGTAGCATCGGTAGGCTGGTACCACATTTCCGTGTCGATGCCGACAGCCAGGAACCGGTTAAGCATTTGCGGTTCCCAAGGCACCACTAAGTCGGCCGTATTGTTCAGTAAGAAAACCGGAGGGCCGCCAGCCTGAATCTTGTTGTAGTTACCGTAGGTGGAACCCACTAGTGAGATCACCGCTTGAGCCGCATAGCGCGAGTTGATCGGGTTATTGTTGTACTGCAGCATCAATAGATTAATCGCTCCGGCAGATCCGCCACCGGCAGCAATTCGGTCGGGATCGATTCCAAGCATGGCGGCGTTGGTGCGAGTCCAGTCGATCGCAACTGCAAAGTCCTCAATTCCAGCTCGTACGGCCTTCAGCCCCGGAAAAATACTATAGAGGAACGGAACCGTCAAACCCGCGTAGGGCTGCGTACCAAAGATGGTATTACCCACAGTCGCATTACTGTGGTCTGCTGCTGGTGCACCCTGCCGATAGTCTGTAATAACTACGGTGTAACCACGCTGAGCAAAATAGCGGGCAGGATCGGTGACCCGACCTGCAGTACGTCTGGCCGATGACCAAGCGCCACCATCCTGGAGCACGATGGCAGGACGATTCACGGGGATGGCACCCAAGCCAATATCCACGGGCTGATAAACATCTGCCAGCAAGGGAACCGATCCAGAACTAGTGGTGCCCATCGTATACTGGTACGTGGTGACCGAATAACCATACAACTGGTCGACGTACACCAAGCCAGCGTTTAAGCTGATCGAGGTAGAATGGACGAAGGAAACAGACAGGACCAAAAGCCAGAAACGATTCACTGCGCTCATCAACATCGTCGTCCCCCGATTCTGTTAGCTGGAATGTGTGTTTGTCAGTTAATTGCCATCCGTTAAAATCGAGTCGTAGCCAAGTACACTGCGGCGACACCACGCTCGCCGTGCGGCAAAATACCCCACCAGAAAAGTCGAGTCAATCTTTCCCCCCAGACTAGCTGTTTCACTAGCGATGCCGGAGACTTTAAACGTGGCCCGATGCGATGAAGGTTATCTGTGTGCGGTGTGTGGCCAAGAGGTCAAACGGCTTGTCGATAGCTCCTTATATTTGCAGTATATCGTTGGCTGGATTTCTGCTGACCAGCTCAATCGAACACGCGACATACACCTCCGCTGCAATCCTCACTTGGCTCAGTTCATCGACTCGCCAGAATTCAAGCCGCCGGTCGAAGTGTCGGGCCAGTTCGATCGCCGACTATTGGATCGCCAGTTCGACTCGCAGCGGTCTCAGTTGATCACCCGAGGTTACGACCGGCTGCGGTTCCTGCAACGCCATCGCGACACAACGATTCAGGACTATCCGCTGAACCTGTAGCTCAGAAACCAACCAACCGGGCAGGACTAGCCTGCGGTGTTGGTATCAGCGGCACGCTGACCAAGCGTCATGTCAGGTCTTACCAAGAGGTATGCCCACTTCCATGGGATGGCAATCTGCGGTCCTCAGATGCCCTTTAACAACTTACCGATGGCTTGCCGTGCGGCTTCGAGGGCTTGAGGTAGTTTGTCAGGTTGTTTGCCGCCAGCTTGCGCAAAGTCTGGCTTGCCACCACCCCCACCGCCAACAATCGGTGCGACCTGTCCAATCCAGTCGTTGGCGCTCACGCCTTTGCCGACCAGCGATTTGCTCAATCCCGCGACTAGCATCACTTTGTCATCACCCGATTTGGCGGCCAGCAAGACGGCAGCCGGTTGGGCGCTCTGCGTGCGAATCTGGTCGATCCAACGGCGCATCAAATTTGGATTGGCTCCGACCGTCTCAGTAACTAAAACTAGCGTGTCACCAACCATCTGGCCTCTGTCCAACAGACTGGCTACCGACAATTCGCCTTCGCTGGCCAACTCGGCAATCTGTGATTGCAGTTTCTGTTGATCGGCCCTGAGGGATTGCACGCGGGCCAGTAGTTTGTCGGAGGCGACATTGAGCATTCGCGATGCATCGCGCAGTAGCCTGCGCTGCTGCGGGTAGTCACTGGCCGATCCGGCCGAGCTGGAAAGCGATTGTAGTTGGCATTCGGCACCCCCGTCCAACTGCTTTTTTAGCCCGCGGACGTTGAGCGACAAGCACTTGATGGCTTCCACCACATCACCTGTAGCGCAGCTCAATTCATCGGCGATGCGCTGTAGGACTTGCTGAACCTCTGAACGACGAGCTGCGGCTTTCTCGCCGGTCAACGCTTCGATGCGCCGCGTGCCGGCCGCGATGCCTTCCTCGCTCATGACCTCAAAATTCTGCACCTGTTGAGTATTCTGCAAATGCGTACCGCCGCATAGTTCCTTAGAAAAATCGCCCATCGAGACCATCCGTACCGGATCGGGATATTTTTCACCGAACAGCATCATGGCTCCCGCTTGACGGGCTTCGGTCAGCGGCACCGTCTTCCATGAAATCGGCTCGGCAGCGCGCACGCGATCGGTCACTATCGATTCAATCTGTTGTACTTGCTGATCGGTCAGTGCAACCAGATTAGTAAAGTCGAATCGCAGCCAATCGTCATCGACCTTGCTGCCCTGTTGCTGAGCGTGCCCGCCTAACACCGACTGTAGAGCGTGATGCAAAATGTGCGTCGCCGAGTGTGCGCGTTGAATACCGCTGCGCCGCGCGTCGTCAACCTGAGCTGACAACTGCTGACCCGTCGACAGCCGACCCTTTGTTAAGCGGCCCAAGTGAACAATCAACTCGCCAGAGCGCTGTGTGTCTGTCACTAAGAACTCGACGCCATCGGCCTGGAGGCGCCCCCGGTCGCCCACCTGTCCACCGCCTTCCGCGTAGAACGGAGTGCGATCAACGACTACTTGCAAGCGCTGGTCTGTGCACTGGCTGGCATCAATCTGGCTAGCCAACCGCTCGTCAGCTCCGTCTCCCACGATGATGCCTTGAACGACCACCGGGCTGGAATTAGTTTCGTAGCCCACGAATTCCGTGCGATGCAAAGCTGCCTTGAGCGTTTCCAAAGGACCGGTTTGAAATAGTTCGCGTTGGCCACCGCCGCTGATTTCTTCGTGCTTCTTCATGGCCTGGCGAAATCCGCTCCAATCGAATGTAAAACTGCGATCGGCAGCCATTGTTTGAAACAGTTCGGGCGGAACGCCGTAGGTTTGATAGAGCGTGGCTGCTTCGTCGCCATCGACCATCAACATTCGCGATTGTTCCATGTGAGAAAACACTTTGGCGATCCGATCCAATCCGGCATCAATCGTGGAGAAAAAGTCCCCTTCCTCTTTGCGAATCACTTCGGCCACTCGCTGAACGGTAGTCTTCAGTTCCGGATACGCGCCGCCCATTGCTTGGGCGACGGCGGGAACCAATTGATACAGAAAAGGCTGGCGCATGCCCATCTGATGGCCGTCCAATACAGCCCGTCGCAATAGCCGCTTGATAACGTACCGCGCCTTCTTGGGACCCGGCAGAATATTCTCATGAACGGAAAATACACAGGCGCGGATATGGTCAGTGATTCGCCGTAGCCGTCGGCCATCTTCGCTGTCGTAAACATAGGATCGCGAGCAAACTTCGGCTGCCGCCTTGACGATGGGAAACAATATGTCGATATGAAAATTGGTGGGTACGTTCTGCATAACGCTGGCCGTTCGCTCAAGTCCCATACCGGTGTCAATATTCTTGCTGGGCAGTGGCCGCAAATTGTTGGGGGGCTCACCCACGCGATTGAACTGCGTGAACACCAAGTTCCAAATCTCAACGTCCTTGCCATTATCCAATTGGTAGTAGATTTCGCTGCATGGCCCGCATACCCCGTCGGGGCCTTGGCTGGGGGCGCTGGCGGGCCAGAAATTTTCATCTTCGTCCATGCGAGAAATGCGACTAGCTGGTAGTCCGATCTTTTCATGCCAAATCCCAGCGGCTTCATCATCATCCTTGTAAACCGTGACGGTGAGGCGCGCAGGATCGATGCCCAGCCACTTCTTGTCGGTTAAGAATTGCCAGGCCCACAGGATGGCTTCGGCCTTGAAATAATCACCAAAACTAAAATTGCCCAGCATCTCGAAAAAAGTGTGGTGATAGGCGGTGCGACCAACATTGTCGATGTCGCCGGTACGCAAGCATTTCTGGCATGTAGTGGCGCGCGTAAAGTCCAGCTTGACCTTGCCCAAAAAGTGATCTTTGAATTGGTTCATGCCCGCAGGTGTAAACAGAACAGATGGATCCCAAGTGGGCACCAGCACATCACTGGGCTGCCTGGAGTGCCCCTGCTGCACGAAGAATTCCAAATATTTTTCACGTAGTTCGTCGGTTTTCATATTCTGCCACTAAAAGAAGAAGTGTACCCCAGCCATATGTTCGGTGATGCAATGAGCCGCTGCAATTTTACCGGGCAATTGAGGTGACCCAATATATGCTGGCTCGCCTGTTCCAGCCATCGCAGTTGGTGGCTGGATTGTGGCCTCGACCTACGGTTGAACGACGGCCTTGGTAGGCTGCCCGTCGCTAGTGATGGCGACCACCGTAACTTGACCGCTAAGATTCTGGACCAGTTGGTGAAACTGATCTGGCGTCTGGACCGCTTGTCCGTTGACGCTAGCCACCCCATACCCAGCTCGCAGTCCGGCCTTCCAAGCTGGCGAATCAGGCGCCACGGACAGCAGGGCCACGCGCGGGCTACCACGTGCGACGGCAATCTGCTCGACCTGCCCGTCGATCGCGGTCAAGAATTCTATTTGCGCTCCGCGCCAAATTGGTGGGCCATGCAAGCTAAACGACGGTCGGCTGGTTGCCAAAAACTTCTTGGATAGTTCGGCTTCTAGGCTTAGAGTCTGCTCGGAAGCGCCCGGCCGAATGCGCTGCACGACCAGCGA belongs to Pirellulaceae bacterium and includes:
- the alaS gene encoding alanine--tRNA ligase, producing the protein MKTDELREKYLEFFVQQGHSRQPSDVLVPTWDPSVLFTPAGMNQFKDHFLGKVKLDFTRATTCQKCLRTGDIDNVGRTAYHHTFFEMLGNFSFGDYFKAEAILWAWQFLTDKKWLGIDPARLTVTVYKDDDEAAGIWHEKIGLPASRISRMDEDENFWPASAPSQGPDGVCGPCSEIYYQLDNGKDVEIWNLVFTQFNRVGEPPNNLRPLPSKNIDTGMGLERTASVMQNVPTNFHIDILFPIVKAAAEVCSRSYVYDSEDGRRLRRITDHIRACVFSVHENILPGPKKARYVIKRLLRRAVLDGHQMGMRQPFLYQLVPAVAQAMGGAYPELKTTVQRVAEVIRKEEGDFFSTIDAGLDRIAKVFSHMEQSRMLMVDGDEAATLYQTYGVPPELFQTMAADRSFTFDWSGFRQAMKKHEEISGGGQRELFQTGPLETLKAALHRTEFVGYETNSSPVVVQGIIVGDGADERLASQIDASQCTDQRLQVVVDRTPFYAEGGGQVGDRGRLQADGVEFLVTDTQRSGELIVHLGRLTKGRLSTGQQLSAQVDDARRSGIQRAHSATHILHHALQSVLGGHAQQQGSKVDDDWLRFDFTNLVALTDQQVQQIESIVTDRVRAAEPISWKTVPLTEARQAGAMMLFGEKYPDPVRMVSMGDFSKELCGGTHLQNTQQVQNFEVMSEEGIAAGTRRIEALTGEKAAARRSEVQQVLQRIADELSCATGDVVEAIKCLSLNVRGLKKQLDGGAECQLQSLSSSAGSASDYPQQRRLLRDASRMLNVASDKLLARVQSLRADQQKLQSQIAELASEGELSVASLLDRGQMVGDTLVLVTETVGANPNLMRRWIDQIRTQSAQPAAVLLAAKSGDDKVMLVAGLSKSLVGKGVSANDWIGQVAPIVGGGGGGKPDFAQAGGKQPDKLPQALEAARQAIGKLLKGI